A single Sylvia atricapilla isolate bSylAtr1 chromosome 11, bSylAtr1.pri, whole genome shotgun sequence DNA region contains:
- the ARHGEF3 gene encoding rho guanine nucleotide exchange factor 3 isoform X2 produces MVAKDYPFYLSAKRASFALEAQTVTSPARETEEPSNKRVKPLSRVTSLASLIPPVRATPLKRFSQTLQRSISFRSESRPDLLSPRPWARNVPPANTKRRDSKLWSETFDVCVNHMLTSQEIKRQEAIFELSQGEEDLIEDLKLAKKAYHDPMLKLSIMTEQELNQIFGTLDSLIPLHEDLLRRLQEVRKPDGSTDHVGHILVGWLPCLNSYDSYCSNQVAAKALLDHKKQDHRVQDFLQRCLESPFSRKLDLWNFLDIPRSRLVKYPLLLREILRHTPNDHPDQQHLEEAINIIQGIVAEINIKTGESECQYYKERLIYLEEGQRDSLIDNSRAVCCHGELKNNRGVKLHVFLFEEVLVITRAVTHNEHLCYQLYRQPIPVRDLVLEDLQDGEVRLGGSLRGAFSNNERIKNFFRVSFKNGSQSQTHSLQANDSFNKQQWLNCIRQAKEKAVCAGKAGGLEAQFLVSPNGRRVPQGEAALEQMEQSDCESDCSMDTSELSADCERMEQTNSCESEKQIETNV; encoded by the exons ATGGTGGCCAAGGATTACCCCTTCTACCTGTCCGCCAAGAGGGCGAGCTTCGCCTTGGAAGCGCAGACGGTGACCAGCCCGGCTAGAGAGACCGAG gagcccagTAACAAACGGGTCAAGCCTCTGTCCAGAGTCACGTCCCTGGCCAGCCTCATCCCTCCTGTGCGAGCCACTCCGCTGAAGCGCTTCAGCCAGACTCTGCAG CGGTCCATCAGTTTCCGCAGCGAGAGTCGCCCCGACCTGCTCAGCCCACGGCCCTGGGCTCGGAACGTGCCCCCTGCCAACACAAAGAGGAGGGACAGCAAACTGTGGAGCGAGACCTTTGATGTCTGTGTCAATCACATGCTCACATCCCAGGAAATCAAGCGGCAAGAG GCTATCTTTGAACTTTCCCAGGGAGAAGAAGACTTGATAGAAGATCTGAAGTTGGCAaaaaag gcttATCATGACCCAATGCTTAAGCTTTCCATAATGACAGAGCAAGAGTTGAACCAAATTTTTGGAACACTGGACTCTCTAATTCCTCTGCACGAAG ATCTTCTTAGGCGACTTCAAGAAGTCAGGAAACCTGATGGATCAACAGATCATGTTGGCCACATCCTTGTGGGTTGG CTTCCATGCCTGAACTCCTATGACAGCTACTGCAGCAATCAAGTAGCAGCCAAAGCTTTATTGGATCACAAGAAACAAGATCACAGAGTGCAGGATTTCCTGCAGCGCTGCCTGGAGTCTCCTTTCAGCCGCAAGCTGGACCTTTGGAATTTCCTTGACATCCCCAGAAGCCGTTTGGTTAAATACCCACTACTGCTCCGGGAAATTTTAAGACACACACCAAATGATCATCCAGATCAACAGCACCTGGAAGAAGCT ATAAATATAATTCAGGGCATTGTGGCTGAAATCAACATAAAGACTGGTGAATCTGAATGCCAGTATTACAAAGAGAGACTTATTTATCTTGAAGAAGGCCAGAGGGATTCATTGATTGATAATTCACGTGCTGTGTGTTGTCATGGGGAACTGAAGAATAACAGGGGAGTG AAACTGCATGTCTTCCTCTTTGAAGAGGTGCTGGTGATCACTCGAGCCGTGACCCACAATGAGCATCTCTGCTACCAGCTGTACCGGCAGCCAATTCCCGTCAGGGACCTGGTGCTGGAGGACCTGCAGGATGGAGAGGTGCGCCTGGGTGGATCCCTACGGGGAGCATTCAGCAACAATGAGAGAA TCAAAAACTTCTTTAGAGTCAGCTTCAAAAATGGATCCCAAAGCCAGACCCACTCTCTCCAAGCCAATGACTCCTTCAACAAGCAGCAGTGGCTGAACTGCATCCGCCAGGCCAAGGAgaaggctgtgtgtgcaggcaaGGCTGGTGGGCTGGAAGCACAGTTCCTTGTGTCACCCAACGGACGCAGAGTgccccagggagaggctgcCCTGGAGCAGATGGAGCAGTCAGACTGTGAGTCAGACTGCAGCATGGACACCAGCGAGCTCAGCGCCGACTGCGAGCGCATGGAGCAGACGAACTCTTGTGAGAGCGAAAAGCAAATAGAAACCAATGTTTGA
- the ARHGEF3 gene encoding rho guanine nucleotide exchange factor 3 isoform X3 — protein sequence MVWCCLFVHHQKKRKQSTQDEDTISICSLDTSEPSNKRVKPLSRVTSLASLIPPVRATPLKRFSQTLQRSISFRSESRPDLLSPRPWARNVPPANTKRRDSKLWSETFDVCVNHMLTSQEIKRQEAIFELSQGEEDLIEDLKLAKKAYHDPMLKLSIMTEQELNQIFGTLDSLIPLHEDLLRRLQEVRKPDGSTDHVGHILVGWLPCLNSYDSYCSNQVAAKALLDHKKQDHRVQDFLQRCLESPFSRKLDLWNFLDIPRSRLVKYPLLLREILRHTPNDHPDQQHLEEAINIIQGIVAEINIKTGESECQYYKERLIYLEEGQRDSLIDNSRAVCCHGELKNNRGVKLHVFLFEEVLVITRAVTHNEHLCYQLYRQPIPVRDLVLEDLQDGEVRLGGSLRGAFSNNERIKNFFRVSFKNGSQSQTHSLQANDSFNKQQWLNCIRQAKEKAVCAGKAGGLEAQFLVSPNGRRVPQGEAALEQMEQSDCESDCSMDTSELSADCERMEQTNSCESEKQIETNV from the exons gagcccagTAACAAACGGGTCAAGCCTCTGTCCAGAGTCACGTCCCTGGCCAGCCTCATCCCTCCTGTGCGAGCCACTCCGCTGAAGCGCTTCAGCCAGACTCTGCAG CGGTCCATCAGTTTCCGCAGCGAGAGTCGCCCCGACCTGCTCAGCCCACGGCCCTGGGCTCGGAACGTGCCCCCTGCCAACACAAAGAGGAGGGACAGCAAACTGTGGAGCGAGACCTTTGATGTCTGTGTCAATCACATGCTCACATCCCAGGAAATCAAGCGGCAAGAG GCTATCTTTGAACTTTCCCAGGGAGAAGAAGACTTGATAGAAGATCTGAAGTTGGCAaaaaag gcttATCATGACCCAATGCTTAAGCTTTCCATAATGACAGAGCAAGAGTTGAACCAAATTTTTGGAACACTGGACTCTCTAATTCCTCTGCACGAAG ATCTTCTTAGGCGACTTCAAGAAGTCAGGAAACCTGATGGATCAACAGATCATGTTGGCCACATCCTTGTGGGTTGG CTTCCATGCCTGAACTCCTATGACAGCTACTGCAGCAATCAAGTAGCAGCCAAAGCTTTATTGGATCACAAGAAACAAGATCACAGAGTGCAGGATTTCCTGCAGCGCTGCCTGGAGTCTCCTTTCAGCCGCAAGCTGGACCTTTGGAATTTCCTTGACATCCCCAGAAGCCGTTTGGTTAAATACCCACTACTGCTCCGGGAAATTTTAAGACACACACCAAATGATCATCCAGATCAACAGCACCTGGAAGAAGCT ATAAATATAATTCAGGGCATTGTGGCTGAAATCAACATAAAGACTGGTGAATCTGAATGCCAGTATTACAAAGAGAGACTTATTTATCTTGAAGAAGGCCAGAGGGATTCATTGATTGATAATTCACGTGCTGTGTGTTGTCATGGGGAACTGAAGAATAACAGGGGAGTG AAACTGCATGTCTTCCTCTTTGAAGAGGTGCTGGTGATCACTCGAGCCGTGACCCACAATGAGCATCTCTGCTACCAGCTGTACCGGCAGCCAATTCCCGTCAGGGACCTGGTGCTGGAGGACCTGCAGGATGGAGAGGTGCGCCTGGGTGGATCCCTACGGGGAGCATTCAGCAACAATGAGAGAA TCAAAAACTTCTTTAGAGTCAGCTTCAAAAATGGATCCCAAAGCCAGACCCACTCTCTCCAAGCCAATGACTCCTTCAACAAGCAGCAGTGGCTGAACTGCATCCGCCAGGCCAAGGAgaaggctgtgtgtgcaggcaaGGCTGGTGGGCTGGAAGCACAGTTCCTTGTGTCACCCAACGGACGCAGAGTgccccagggagaggctgcCCTGGAGCAGATGGAGCAGTCAGACTGTGAGTCAGACTGCAGCATGGACACCAGCGAGCTCAGCGCCGACTGCGAGCGCATGGAGCAGACGAACTCTTGTGAGAGCGAAAAGCAAATAGAAACCAATGTTTGA